A window of Micromonospora eburnea genomic DNA:
TCAGCTCCGGCAACGGGTCGCCCCGGGTGCCGCTCGGCGCCGGGGCGGCCGAGGCCGGCGGGGTGGTCAGGGTGGCGCAGTCGGCGAACGGCGAGGGACGCTCGGCCGCCCGGGTCGCCGCCGCCGGGCCCGCCGGCGGCTCCTCGCTGACGGTGCAGCCGGCGACCGCCAGCAGCAGCGGGACGAGAAGGTACGCGAGCCGGTTCACGGCACCTCCGCCGCGACCGCCTGCTGCGGCACCAGGTCCGGGTCGATGCCGACCGCCTCGGCGAGATCCCGGGCGCGCGGCCCCTTGAGCAGCTTGACGGCGACCGCCGGATCGGTCGGCCCGGTGCCGTACGACGGGCAGAGCTTCACCAGCGTGCAGGCGCCGCAGGCGGGCTTGCGGGCGTGGCAGACCCGCCGCCCGTGGAAGATGACCCGATGCGACAGCATCGTCCACTCGCGCTTCGGGTACAGCGCGCCGATGGCGTGCTCGATCTTGACCGGGTCGGTCTCGGCGGTCAGGTTCCACCGGCGCACCAGCCGCTGAAAGTGGGTGTCGACGGTGATGCCGGGGACCCCGAAGGCGTTGCCGAGGATCACGTTGGCGGTCTTGCGGCCGATGCCGGGCAGGGTGACCAGGTCGACCAGCCGCTTCGGGACCTCGCCGTCGTACCGCTCGCAGAGCGCGCGGCCGAGGTTGATCAGCGAGGTGGTCTTGTTCCGGTAGAACCCGGTCGGCCGGATCAGCTCCTCCATCTCGACCCGGTCCGCCCCGGCGTAGTCGGCGGCGGTGCGGTAACGGGCGAAGAGCTTCGGGGTGACCTCGTTGACCTTCTTGTCGGTGCACTGCGCCGACAGGATGGTGGCGACCGCGAGCTCCAACGCGTTGGAGTGGTCGAGTTCACAGTGCGCGTCGGGATGGGTCTCGGCAAGCGCCCGGCCGATCCGCCGGGCGCGGCGCGTACGGCCGAGGTCGGTCTCGGGGGGACTTGTGGTCACGCCGGCCAGCCTACGTCGCCGGTACGACCTCCCGGCGCGGCCCACGCCTGGGATCGGCCCCGCTACGCCTCCGGCGCGGTGATCCGGCCGTCGCTGTCGAGCCGGGCACCGGTCTCCGGGAAGTTGTCCCGGCTCAGCTGCCGGACCAGCCCGAGGCCACGGTGCTGCCGGTCGACCGCCGGCCGCCCCACGCCGTTCATCGCCGTGGAGGTGAACCCGCCCTCGACGAAGCTGCCGTCCGCCGCGAGTGAGACCTTCAGCACGCCGCCCCAGCCGAGCCGGCCGGAGCTGTTCAGCGACTTCCCCCCGCCGGCGAAGTTGCCCAGGCTGTACGCGATCAGGCGCCCCTTGTAGAACTCCATGCCGCGCAGCACGTGCGGGCCGTGCCCGACGACCAGGTCGGCGCCCGCGTCGATCACGGCGTGCGAGAAGCGGATCGGATCGCCCCGGTTCTCGCCGTAGAACATCTCGGTGCCCGGCTTCACCCGGGTCTTGTCGGCGCCCTCGGCCCCCATGTGCACCTGCACCACGACCAGGTCGGCCTGTTCGGCGGCCTGGGCGACCACCTTCTTGGCCGCCCCGATGTCGGTGAGGCTGTTCGACCACGGGTACGACGAGAAGCCCAGCACCGCGACCTTCACGCCCTTCACGTCGACCACGGTGATCTCGCCGGGCGCGCCGGTGTGCTTGAGCCCGTGTTCCTTGAGCGCGGACTGGGTGTTCTCGTAGCCCCGCGGGCCGTAGTCGTACCCGTGGTTGTTGGCCTGGTTGAGCAGCTGGAACCCGGCGGAGCGCAGGTGCGCCGCGTAGCCGGGGGGCGCCCGGAACTGGTAGCAGTTCGTCGCGTTGGGCGCGCACTTGCCGGTGCCGGTGTCCTCGGTGAGCGGCTCCTCCAGGTTGCCCATCACCAGGTCGCCCTTGAGCGCGGCCTTGACGTCGTCGAAGAAGTCCTTGCCCCCGTTGGCCGGCAGCCGGGAAGGGGCGTTGCCCATGATCACGTCACCGGTCGCGGTCAGCGAGACGACCTTCGCGGACTCGCCCGGCTCGCTGGGCTGGACGGCGTCGACGGGGACCGCCGAGCCGGTCGGCGCGCCTCCGCCGCCCGCCTGCCAGACGGGGCCGCTGCCGCTGCCGCCGTCGCCGCAGCCGGCGACGAGCAGTGCGAACAGCAGCATGCCGAGGGCGGCGGCCCGGCGACGCCGGACACGGGACACGGAGCGGGCGGGAGCATACATCGTCCGCGACGGTACCGCCCGAGAGGCGGTCTGACGACGGCCGATCGGTCGGAATAGCCGGCCGTGTCGCCCGCCGGCCGGCTCAGCCCGCCCGGCGGTCTGACCAGGGAACCACCGTGCCGACGCCACCGGCCCGGACGGCCGCGTGCACGGCCCGGGCGAGCGGCGCGCCCCACGTCGACCGGGGGCCGCCGTACGCGGCGGGCTCACCGTCGGCCGGGCAGAGCACGGTGACCGCGTCCGTAGGCGTACCGGTCGCCGCCAACCCCAGCTCCCAGATCGCCTGCGCCTTCGCCTCGGTGGCCGTCGCCACCGCGTTGACCAGGGCGGCCTCGCCCAGCCGGGCCGGGACGTACACCACGATGTTGACCGTGCCGACCCGCTGGGCCGCCGGCGCGGGCGCGGGGGCGGCGGCCCAGACCGGAGTGCCGAGCCCGACCGTCGCCCAGACCCGCACGCCGCTGTCGGCCCGCGCCACCGCCTCGGCCACGTCGACCCCGGTCAGCAGCCCCACCCCGGGTCCGGCCAGGCCCAGGCCGTCGGCCAGCTCGGCCAGGTGGGCCGCCGGGTCGTCCCGGTCGTACGACATCGGCACGGTCGCGTTGACCACCCACCGGCGTACGCCGATCCCGCCGCCGAGCGGAGCGGTGCCGACCGCCAGCAGCGGCTCGTCGGCACGCCAGACCAGCAATGGGATGTTCCATCCGTCCTCGTCACGGGTGGTCAGGAATGGCTCGCGCAGCACGTACCAGAGCCTACGATCCAAGGGGTGCACCTCTGATTCCTGCTCACGTGCGCCTAGACTGGCGGCGCGCGAGGGATCAGCGGACGGCGGACCCGGCCGACGGACGGCACGCGCAGGCGGAGGTGCGCGATGGACGAGGTACTGGCCCGCAGCGGGATCTTCCAGGGTGTCGACCCGGAGGCTGCCGAGGCGCTCGCCAAGGAGATGGAGACGCTCGAGGTCCGTAAGGGCGAGGTCGTCTTCAACGAGGGCGAGCCCGGCGACAGCCTCTACATCCTCCTGTCCGGCAAGATCAAGGTGGGTCGCCGCGCGGCGGACGGCCGGCAGAACCTGATCGCCGTGATGGGCCCGTCGGACATGGTCGGCGAGCTGTCGCTCTTCGACCCCGGCCCGCGTACGGCGACGGCCACCGCGGTGACCGACACCCGGCTGGTGCGGCTGCGCAAGCAGGCACTGCGGCCGTGGCTGAACAACCGGCCGGAGATCGCCGAGCAGCTCCTGCGGGTGCTCGCCCGCCGACTGCGCCGGACCAACGACTCGCTGGCCGACCTGATCTTCACGGACGTGCCGGGCCGGGTCGCCAAGAACCTGCTCCAGATGGCCGGCCGGTTCGGCACCCGCGACGGTGGCGTGCTGCGGGTGACCCACGACCTGACCCAGGAGGAGATCGCCCAGTTGGTCGGCGCCTCCCGGGAGACGGTCAACAAGGCCCTGGCGGACTTCGCCTCGCGCGGCTGGCTGCGGCTGGACGGCAAGAGCATCATCATCCTCGACCCGGAGCGCCTGGCCCGCCGCGCGCGGGTCTGACCTCCCCACCCGGCCGGGCAGGCCACCGGATGGGTCTGCCCGCCGCAGAATCGCTGGACCGGGACCCGTCGGGTCGAGGACGCTCGGACGATGCTCGAACGTGTCGCGGTCCTCTCCGACATTCACGGCGTACTGCCGGCGCTGGAGGCCGTCCTGGCCGAACCGGACGTGGCCACCGCCGACCTGATCGTGCTCACCGGCGACCTCGCCGCCGGCCCGCAGCCGGTCGAGGTGCTGGACCTGCTCGCCACCCTCGGCGACCGGGCCCGCTGGGTACGCGGCAACGCCGACCGTGAGCTGGTCGAGGCGCGGGCCGGGCGGATCAGCCCGATCGAGGTCTCGAACTGGGCCGCCGCCCAACTCCGGGACGACCAGGTGGCCCGGCTGGCCGCGCTGCCGCTGACCGTCACCCTGCCGGTCGCCGGCCTCGGTGACGTGCTCTTCTGCCACGCCACTCCCCAGGACGACGAGGAGGTCGTGCTGGTCGACTCCCGGCTCGACCGCTGGGCCGAGGTGTTCACCGGCCTGCCGACCGAGGTGGGCACGGTGGTCTGCGGGCACACCCACATGCCGTTCACCCGGCTCGTGGACCGCCGCCTGGTGGTCAACCCGGGCAGCGTCGGGATGCCGTACGGCGGGGCGGGCGCCTGGTGGGCGCTGCTCGGCCCGGGCGTGCAACTGCGCCGGACCCGGTACGACATCGAGGCCGCCTGCGCCCGGGTGGCGGCCGAGTCGACGTTCCCGGACGCCATCGCCTGGGCCGACGAGTACCTGCGCTCCCGCCACTCGGACACGGACGCGCTCATGGCCTTCGGCCCGCGCGACGGCCGCTGACGCCTCCGCCACGACAGCAGAGCCGGTCTCGGCTGTTCGTCAGAGCGGCGGGGCGGCGGGGGATGCTCCGGGCTGGGAGGATGGGCCCCAAGGTCAACAACAGTTAAGGATGCAGATGGACCGTAGGTCGATCCTCAGGGCGGCGGCGGCCGGTGCGCTCGCCGCGCCCGTCGCCGGGCTGCTCGGCGCGCTGCCCGCCGAGGCGGCGACGTATTACGTGATGGCGACGGAGCAGGCCAGCGGGCGGATTCTCCGCTTCAACCCGGCCGCCTGGAATGGCGGTACGGTCCTGTGGCAGGCCCCGAGCCGCACCGGCACGTGGACGAACCTGTCGGACGTCAAGCGCCGAAGCACCGCCAAGTGGGGCAACGTCATGCTGGTGACCTCCTCGGGCGCCGGAGATTACCTGGGCCGGGCGGCGATGATCGACGAGAGCGCGATCAGCTCGTCGCGGACCGGCGGGATCGTCTGGCAGGCCACCGTCGACGGCAATCCACACTCGATCGAGCGGATCGAGGGTAAGGGCGCGATCGTGGTGGCCACCTCGAAGGGGCCCACCGGCTCGGCCACCGGCGGAGGGCTGCACCTTTTTGTCCCCAGTTCCAACGGGGGGAAGCCGGGCACCAAGGCGGCGCAGTTCATCAACTTTCCCGGCGCGCACGGGGTGATCTACAACCGCAACGGGTTCATCATCGCCGTGGGGAACGGCGAGGTCCGGCTGTACGGGATCACCGGCGACGGCGCGAAGACCCGCCTGGCGTACCGGACGAAGTACACCTTCAGCGACGGCGCGGGCAAGGCAAAGATGGGGCACGACATCCTGCCCAACCACGGGGGGCGTGGCTACTTCTTCACCTCGTCGTACAACGTGCGCTCGCTCGACCTGGTATACGCCGGCAACAGCTGGCAGTTCACCGCGACAAGCGTGGTGAGCAAGACGGCGCACGTGAAGGCATACACCCGGTTGCCGAACGGGGTGCGGACCTGGGTCGTCCCCGGTTCGGGCGAGGGTGAGTGGAGCAAGACCATCCACTTCAGCTCTGGCAACCACAGCAAGAGCGGCGCCCGCTTCTACCGGGTGCGCTACTACACCACCGCGTTCGCCTGACCGGCCCGGGGTACGGCGGGTGCCCGATCACCCGCCGTACCCCGGGGGTCCGTCAGCGGACGGTCAGGGTGCCGACCAACCGGCAGCGGCGCGACCACCGGGCGGGAGCCTGGCTGCGCGTCACCGCCACTCTAGGGAGCAGCGCCAACGAAGGGGACCGGCCAAACGCGGATCAGTACGACGAATCACCCCACCGATGTAACGAAAATTTCTTTCTCGACGCTTTTTGCGCCGACCTGAGGCCGGCCCGGTCGACTATTCGATTCCGGCGAACCAGGAGGGCGTCGGACCGGCGTCGTCCCCCTCGAAGGCAGGTACGTACGCGTCGGCGACCTGCCAGCCGGTGTCGCCCTCGGCCAGCAGCAGGAACGCGTCGATCTCGCTGGACGGGGCCCCGATCCCCCACACCTCACCCTCGTCCACGACGGCCTTCTTCAAGCCGCAGACACCGCGCGGGTCCGGCTTGGCGGTCTCGCAGTTGCCGACGTAGCGGCTGCCCTTCGGGTAGTTCGCGGTCACGTACCGGGCCATGGCCTGCTCGAACGTGATGCGCTCCAGCTTCGACGACGGCGTGGTCGCGGGTGTGGGATCGGACGCGGTGGCAATCGGTTCGGGCGGGGACCAGGTGTGGGTCCCCGCCGACGGCGCCGCCGATCCGCAACCGGCCAACGCGGCCACCATCAGCAGGGCGACAAGGGGCCGGGAAACCCGATCCACGAACGTTCTCCTTTCCTCGACAAGATGATCTTGTCGTTATTCAACCGGACGCCCGCTCGGTGCCGCCGACTCGGGCCGGCGCTTGACGGACGGCCGACCTCGGTCAGGCTTGTCCGATGAGGTCAGTCCCCGCGCGCATGCAGGCCGTCGTCGCGTCGCTGGCGACGCTGGTGGCGCTGGTGACCCTGGCGCTCTGGCACCCTGCGGGCACCCTGTCGGTGGCTCTGGCCCTGGCCTGCGTACTACTCGGGATGATCGCCGGAGTGACGGTGACCGCGGCCTGGCAGGCCCGGGCCGGCGAGGCACCGCCCGAGGAGCGGCCGGCACCCGGCGGGTACGAGGTCGACGCCGACACGCTGGAGGCCATCGATCCACGGGCGGTCCGGCAGCAGCGGACGGCGCACCGGCTCAGCGACCGATGAGGGTCGGCACGGCGAGCGCGTCCACGCCCCGCCCGGCCAGGCAGCGATAGCTGCGGTCGGCGTCCGAACCGGACGGCGGCAGCACCTCCAGGTTCCAACCGGCAGCCTCCGTGAGGCCACTGGCGAGCTGGAAGGTGCGCACGTTACAGACCTGCTGGACGGCCGGGTCGGCGACGACCGCGGCGTGGCCCGCGTCGGCCAGCGTCGCGGGCAGGTCGCCCACGGCGTACGTCTCCCAGGTGTGCAGGCCGTTGCACTGCACCCGGGTCGCCTCGGCTCGGTCGCGGCGCAGCCGTACCGGCCCGAAACACTCCAGCTCGGACGCACACCGGGCACCGGCCGGCAGGCGTACGCCCCCGGCCGCGCAGCCCGGCACGGCCGTCGACCCGGTGGCGTTGACGATCCCGGTGGCCACCGGCGTCGGCTGGTCCACATTCGCCAGGCCACCGCCGAACCAGGCTCCCGCGCCGGCGGAGGCGGCCAGGGCGAGCACCCCCGCGCCGCCGAAGAACCAGCGCCGGGGCCACCGCCGGTCGCGCCCGGTCACGGCCGGTTGGGCGGCGTCCTCCGGCGCCGGGCGCGGCGCGGGCTGCCCCGTCCGGCCCACGGCGTACGGTCCGCCAGCGCTCGGGGCACCGTAGACCGGCACGCCGCTCACCGGGGCGGACCCCGGGTCGAGCGGCAACGCGGCGAGCATGCCGCCCAGCTCGACGGCGGACGGGCGTTCCCCGGGGTCGTTGGACATGCCGAGCCGCAGCACGTCGATCAGTTCCTCGGGCACCCCGGGCAGGCCGGGAATCGGCTGGTTGAACATCTCCAGCACGGTGACCAGGCTCGGATTGCGCTCGGTCTGCCAGCGCGGCGGCCGGCCGTGCATCACCGCGTAGAGGGTGGCGCAGAGCGCGTAGACGTCCACCGCCGGCGACGGCGGGCTGTGGTTGAACATCTCCGGCGGCGCGTACGCCGGGGTGAGCACCTCCAGGGTGACCGAGGCGTCGCGCACCTCGGCCAGCACCGCCAGCCCGAAGTCGGCGAGCACCGCCGGATTGAAGTGGGAGTAGAGGATGTTGGCCGGCTTCACGTCCCGGTGCAGCACGCCGGCCGCGTGCGAGTGGGCGAGCGCATCGGCGATCTTGACGCCGAGGTCGCGGGCCTCCACCGGGCCCAGCGGCGAGGTGCGCATCCGCTCCGCGTACGACCCGTCGCAGAGCTCCATGATCAGGTAGGGGTGCCGGTCGACGGTGACCCCGACATCGAAGAGGTCGACCACGTGCGGGTGGGAGGACATCTTGCCGGCGGCCCGCGCCTCGCGCAGGAAGCGTGCCTGGTCCCGCTCGCTGCCCAGCATGCGGTTCTCCACCTTGACCGCGACCTCGCGCCCCACCGAGATCTGGGTGGCCCGGTAGACGGTGGCGTAACCCCCTCGGGCAAACACCTCTAAATCGGTCAGACCGGGCACGATGGGTAGCCGCAGGGCGCCGGGCGGGGTCTCGGTCACGGGTCGAAAATACCCAACGATCCTGGTCGCTCAGTGCACCGCGTCGGCCGTCGGCACGGGGCCCGACCCGGCGGCGGTGGCGTCCGGCGTGCCGTCGGCGGCCGCCCGGCGGGCGTCCCACCAGAGGCCGACGGCCGTCGCGGCCGCGCCCAGCCCCTCCCAGGCGGCCACCGAGAAGAACCGGCCCGGGGCCACCTCGGTGAGCACCGCGATGCTGAAGACCGTGAACGTGACCAGCCGGAACCAGACCGTGAACCGGTAGAACGGCCGCCACTCGGTGGCGGCGGCGAGCAGGTAGTAGACCCCCATGTTGAACGAGGCCATCGAGGACGCGGTGAGGAACGTGCCGGTGTAGTCGCCGGGGGCGCGTTCGGCCGGCGTCTCGAAGCCGAGCATGCGCAGCTGGGCCTCCGGCCAGATCAGCCCGAGCGCGCCGAGCAGCAGCGCCAGGAGCCCGAAGACGGCCATCGTCCAGCCGGCGCCCGAACGCGGCAGCCTCATGCTTCCTCCCCACCCGCGACCGCCGATGTGGACGGCCCTCCTCGGCCCCACGCTATCGGCCGCCCCCGACACCACACATCCCCGGAACCGCCAAACCTGTGCCGGCACCGCACCCACGCCCACGGATTCATCGAAGGATCGGACTCCGGACACGCGATGGTCACCGTTTTCCGGCGAGCCCGCGGGTCAGGGATCAGGGGAGCGCGAGGCGGGCGCGGAGGGTGTCGGCGGCCGCCCGCTCGCTGCGCTGCTCGGTGGCGTACGCCAGGCGGACCGCCTCCTCGGCGCTGGCGAGGGCCTCGACCGGGCGACCGCAGGCGGCCAGCGCCTCGGCCAGCACACCGGCCCCGATCACCTGGCTACGGACGTCCTCGGCCGGAGCGGCAACGGCCCGCTGCGCCCAGTCCAGCGCCTGCTCATGCTGGCCGTGGGCGAGCAGCGCGGACGCGTACCGGGCCATCGTCTGGCGGCGGGAGAAGAGCAGCGACGGGGTGTGGGCGGCGGCCGTGGCGACCGGGGCGAGCAGCCCCACCGCGGTCCCCGAGTCGCCGGCGGCGAGCCGGGCCATCGCGAGCAGCACCCGGGGGCCCACCTGGGCGGGAGCCTGCGGATTGTGCGGCTCCACGGTGGTCAGCACCGACCGTGCCTCCCGCTCGGCGGTCTCCCGGTCGCCCAGTTCCAGGGCCACGAACCCGCGCAGCGTGCCGGCCATTCCGGTGAGCAGCGGATGCGACGTCCGGTTGGCGTACCAGAGTGCGTCGGTGAGCAGGTCCGCGGCGTGCTCGGGCGCACCCAGCCCGCGCGCCACCACCCCACGGACGACCAGCGCGAAACCCTGCCCCCAGTCGTCGCCGACCTCGGCGAACTCCCGGTACGCCCGGCGCGCCCCCCGGTCCGCCTCGGCCAGCTCGCCCAGCTCGGCGGTGGCGTACGCCTCGACCGCCCGAAGCGTGCCGACCGCCCACGCCTCGCCGACCCGTTCGCCGAACGGCAGGAACACCCGCGCCATCCGGCAGGCCTCCCGCAACCGGCCGGCGAGCAGCCGGGCGAACGCCGTGGTGCCGCGCAGCCAGGCCCGCCCGTACGGGTCCCGCAGCTCGGCGAAGAGGCGGGCGGCCCGGCCGAGCACCGCGTCGGTGCCGGCGAAGTCGCCCCGGGTGGTGGTGACCCAGGCCAGGTTCTGCAACGACCAGGCCTGCCCACGCGGGTCCCGGGCGGAGAGGCTCACCTGGTAGGAGGCGGCGAGCCGGCTGCTCGCCTGGCCGAGCCGGCCGGCGATGAAGTCGGCCATGCCGAGCCGGCGCATCGCCGAGGCGCGCATCGCGGGCAGCTCGGCCTCGGTGGCCACCTGCAACGCCTCCTGCCAGCAGCGCACCGCCCGGTCGGCGTCGCCCACGGTCTGGTGGGCCTGCCCGGCGAGCAGCAGGGCGCTGGCCCGGGTGGTTGCCGCCTCCCCGGCGTTGGCGGCGATCTTCTCGGCCGAGGCGAGGGCGTCGCTCGGGCGGCCGATCTGGAGCAATGCCCGGGCGTGCACCACCTGGTCGGCCAGCGGCAGCCCGTCCCGGGCCAGCTCGGCGGCCCGTTCGGCGTACTCGACGGCCAGGGCCGGCTCCCCCGAACGCAGCGCGCGGCGGGCGGCCCGGCCGAGCGCGGCCACGCCCAGCGGGGCGACCGCGCGGGCCGGCGCGTCGGGGCGGAGCTTCACCGCGTCGGCGAGCGCCCCGGCCCGCTCGACGTGCTCGGCGACGAACTCGTCCCGGGCGGGCTCGGTGAACCCGCCGGCCGGGGGCGCGGCGGCGTCCGCGCTCTCCGGGGCCGCCCAGCGGGCCAGCGCGGCGTGCCGCTCGGCCAGCTCGGCCTTGCTCACCCCGGCGTACGCGGCCTCCCGCATCAACGGGGTCGCGAACGCGTACCCGGTGCGGGTCCGGTGCAGCATCCGGCGTTGCAGCAGCTCCTCCACGGCCCGGTCCAGCTCGACCGCGACCACCGCCGCCGGGCGGCCGCCCCGCCCGACGTGCTGTTCGCGGAGCGCCTCCAGCGCGCCGGCCGGCACGGTGTCACCGATCACCGCGGCGTCCCGCAGCACCGACCGGGCATCCGGCGGCAGCGCGTCGATCCGGGCCGCGAGCACGGCGGCCAGGTCCCGGGAGAGCAGTCGGCTGCCCAGCGAGCCGGGGATGAGCCGCCAGCCGACCGGCGGGTTCCGGTCC
This region includes:
- a CDS encoding CapA family protein yields the protein MYAPARSVSRVRRRRAAALGMLLFALLVAGCGDGGSGSGPVWQAGGGGAPTGSAVPVDAVQPSEPGESAKVVSLTATGDVIMGNAPSRLPANGGKDFFDDVKAALKGDLVMGNLEEPLTEDTGTGKCAPNATNCYQFRAPPGYAAHLRSAGFQLLNQANNHGYDYGPRGYENTQSALKEHGLKHTGAPGEITVVDVKGVKVAVLGFSSYPWSNSLTDIGAAKKVVAQAAEQADLVVVQVHMGAEGADKTRVKPGTEMFYGENRGDPIRFSHAVIDAGADLVVGHGPHVLRGMEFYKGRLIAYSLGNFAGGGKSLNSSGRLGWGGVLKVSLAADGSFVEGGFTSTAMNGVGRPAVDRQHRGLGLVRQLSRDNFPETGARLDSDGRITAPEA
- a CDS encoding metallophosphoesterase family protein; translated protein: MLERVAVLSDIHGVLPALEAVLAEPDVATADLIVLTGDLAAGPQPVEVLDLLATLGDRARWVRGNADRELVEARAGRISPIEVSNWAAAQLRDDQVARLAALPLTVTLPVAGLGDVLFCHATPQDDEEVVLVDSRLDRWAEVFTGLPTEVGTVVCGHTHMPFTRLVDRRLVVNPGSVGMPYGGAGAWWALLGPGVQLRRTRYDIEAACARVAAESTFPDAIAWADEYLRSRHSDTDALMAFGPRDGR
- a CDS encoding adenylate/guanylate cyclase domain-containing protein translates to MTCPVCGTVAVPGGRFCHNCGAALPAAATLPAAERRVVTVLFGDLSDFTSWSEDLDPERVGAVTDRVLAALAGAVKTFGGHVDKLTGDGIMAVFGAPVAHEDDAERAVRAALSMQRAVRRVLDDERGGGAPLGLRVGLNTGDVIAGIQAAIEYTVIGDTVNTAARLADAAAVGAVYAGARTAAATRHVASWRALRPLRLKGKREPVEAYELLGLLDAPGTRSGLGDEAPFVGRETEIGRVAGRLAEVIDRSEPRVLLMTAEAGIGKSRFAAEVERLAAGYDVGAGRYAAHTGARVLSVRCAAFGERRRLAPLADLVRAAVGLPNDAATAVTRPAVEERLRRLGQRLGRIPGDSPPVAVDQLLALLGYAELPAVAESGEWDAATAHPDAEAVPNAVADLLSALAVEAPLMIVVDDLHDATAETINALGLALSRLTGPVLVLLLGRPELVRTAGALTRVADAEVHALPPLRGADAARLLTSYLGGGKLSQADADRLLATAQGNPFYLAELVTLLMERGALTPGPDRNPPVGWRLIPGSLGSRLLSRDLAAVLAARIDALPPDARSVLRDAAVIGDTVPAGALEALREQHVGRGGRPAAVVAVELDRAVEELLQRRMLHRTRTGYAFATPLMREAAYAGVSKAELAERHAALARWAAPESADAAAPPAGGFTEPARDEFVAEHVERAGALADAVKLRPDAPARAVAPLGVAALGRAARRALRSGEPALAVEYAERAAELARDGLPLADQVVHARALLQIGRPSDALASAEKIAANAGEAATTRASALLLAGQAHQTVGDADRAVRCWQEALQVATEAELPAMRASAMRRLGMADFIAGRLGQASSRLAASYQVSLSARDPRGQAWSLQNLAWVTTTRGDFAGTDAVLGRAARLFAELRDPYGRAWLRGTTAFARLLAGRLREACRMARVFLPFGERVGEAWAVGTLRAVEAYATAELGELAEADRGARRAYREFAEVGDDWGQGFALVVRGVVARGLGAPEHAADLLTDALWYANRTSHPLLTGMAGTLRGFVALELGDRETAEREARSVLTTVEPHNPQAPAQVGPRVLLAMARLAAGDSGTAVGLLAPVATAAAHTPSLLFSRRQTMARYASALLAHGQHEQALDWAQRAVAAPAEDVRSQVIGAGVLAEALAACGRPVEALASAEEAVRLAYATEQRSERAAADTLRARLALP
- a CDS encoding adenosylcobinamide amidohydrolase; this encodes MLREPFLTTRDEDGWNIPLLVWRADEPLLAVGTAPLGGGIGVRRWVVNATVPMSYDRDDPAAHLAELADGLGLAGPGVGLLTGVDVAEAVARADSGVRVWATVGLGTPVWAAAPAPAPAAQRVGTVNIVVYVPARLGEAALVNAVATATEAKAQAIWELGLAATGTPTDAVTVLCPADGEPAAYGGPRSTWGAPLARAVHAAVRAGGVGTVVPWSDRRAG
- a CDS encoding Crp/Fnr family transcriptional regulator, with the translated sequence MDEVLARSGIFQGVDPEAAEALAKEMETLEVRKGEVVFNEGEPGDSLYILLSGKIKVGRRAADGRQNLIAVMGPSDMVGELSLFDPGPRTATATAVTDTRLVRLRKQALRPWLNNRPEIAEQLLRVLARRLRRTNDSLADLIFTDVPGRVAKNLLQMAGRFGTRDGGVLRVTHDLTQEEIAQLVGASRETVNKALADFASRGWLRLDGKSIIILDPERLARRARV
- the nth gene encoding endonuclease III, giving the protein MTTSPPETDLGRTRRARRIGRALAETHPDAHCELDHSNALELAVATILSAQCTDKKVNEVTPKLFARYRTAADYAGADRVEMEELIRPTGFYRNKTTSLINLGRALCERYDGEVPKRLVDLVTLPGIGRKTANVILGNAFGVPGITVDTHFQRLVRRWNLTAETDPVKIEHAIGALYPKREWTMLSHRVIFHGRRVCHARKPACGACTLVKLCPSYGTGPTDPAVAVKLLKGPRARDLAEAVGIDPDLVPQQAVAAEVP
- a CDS encoding serine/threonine-protein kinase, with the protein product MTETPPGALRLPIVPGLTDLEVFARGGYATVYRATQISVGREVAVKVENRMLGSERDQARFLREARAAGKMSSHPHVVDLFDVGVTVDRHPYLIMELCDGSYAERMRTSPLGPVEARDLGVKIADALAHSHAAGVLHRDVKPANILYSHFNPAVLADFGLAVLAEVRDASVTLEVLTPAYAPPEMFNHSPPSPAVDVYALCATLYAVMHGRPPRWQTERNPSLVTVLEMFNQPIPGLPGVPEELIDVLRLGMSNDPGERPSAVELGGMLAALPLDPGSAPVSGVPVYGAPSAGGPYAVGRTGQPAPRPAPEDAAQPAVTGRDRRWPRRWFFGGAGVLALAASAGAGAWFGGGLANVDQPTPVATGIVNATGSTAVPGCAAGGVRLPAGARCASELECFGPVRLRRDRAEATRVQCNGLHTWETYAVGDLPATLADAGHAAVVADPAVQQVCNVRTFQLASGLTEAAGWNLEVLPPSGSDADRSYRCLAGRGVDALAVPTLIGR